One Phocoena sinus isolate mPhoSin1 chromosome 13, mPhoSin1.pri, whole genome shotgun sequence DNA segment encodes these proteins:
- the KRCC1 gene encoding lysine-rich coiled-coil protein 1 isoform X1 produces the protein MRESLVNLMNHSKKTSDSFQDELEDYIKVQKARGLEPKTCFRKMREDYLETCGYKEEVDSRPRCRMFDQRLPYEPIQTYRRPCNISQAVEKQLPLWLPAHDSRLRLDSLSNCQFTRDCFSGKPVALNFSQQEYNCSSYSVESGVYRHLSLENSTSAHQASYKQIHQKRKRHPEEGQEKPEEEWPKHKRKKAYEEIDLDKHKSIQRNKTEAETVRVSTEKPKNQKEKKSRDAASKKEKRKRRKEKKEQGKERTEEEMLWDQSILGF, from the coding sequence AGAATCCCTTGTCAACCTAATGAATCATTCAAAGAAGACATCTGACTCTTTTCAAGATGAACTTGAAGATTATATCAAAGTGCAGAAAGCCAGAGGCTTAGAGCCAAAGACTTGTTTCAGAAAGATGAGAGAGGATTATTTGGAAACCTGTGGATACAAAGAAGAGGTTGATTCTAGACCCAGGTGTAGAATGTTTGATCAAAGACTCCCTTATGAACCCATCCAGACCTACCGAAGACCATGCAATATCTCACAAGCAGTGGAGAAGCAGTTACCTCTGTGGCTACCAGCTCATGACAGCAGGCTGAGACTAGACTCCCTGAGCAACTGTCAATTCACCAGGGACTGTTTCTCAGGAAAACCAGTAGCCCTGAACTTTAGTCAACAAGAGTATAACTGTAGCTCATACAGTGTAGAATCTGGAGTTTACAGGCACCTCTCCTTAGAAAACAGTACCAGTGCCCATCAAGCTAGTTATAAACAGATacatcagaagagaaaaaggcacCCAGAGGAAGGCCAGGAAAAGCCAGAAGAGGAGTGGCCCAAGCATAAGAGGAAGAAAGCTTATGAGGAAATAGATTTAGACAAACACAAGAGcatccaaagaaacaaaacagaggcGGAAACAGTCAGAGTCAGTACGGAAAAGCCTAAgaaccaaaaggagaaaaaaagccgAGATGCGGCCTCTAAGAAAGAGAAACGTAAgcgtagaaaagagaaaaaggaacaagggaaagaaaggacAGAAGAGGAGATGCTTTGGGACCAGTCTATCCTTGGATTTTGA
- the KRCC1 gene encoding lysine-rich coiled-coil protein 1 isoform X2 — MNHSKKTSDSFQDELEDYIKVQKARGLEPKTCFRKMREDYLETCGYKEEVDSRPRCRMFDQRLPYEPIQTYRRPCNISQAVEKQLPLWLPAHDSRLRLDSLSNCQFTRDCFSGKPVALNFSQQEYNCSSYSVESGVYRHLSLENSTSAHQASYKQIHQKRKRHPEEGQEKPEEEWPKHKRKKAYEEIDLDKHKSIQRNKTEAETVRVSTEKPKNQKEKKSRDAASKKEKRKRRKEKKEQGKERTEEEMLWDQSILGF; from the coding sequence ATGAATCATTCAAAGAAGACATCTGACTCTTTTCAAGATGAACTTGAAGATTATATCAAAGTGCAGAAAGCCAGAGGCTTAGAGCCAAAGACTTGTTTCAGAAAGATGAGAGAGGATTATTTGGAAACCTGTGGATACAAAGAAGAGGTTGATTCTAGACCCAGGTGTAGAATGTTTGATCAAAGACTCCCTTATGAACCCATCCAGACCTACCGAAGACCATGCAATATCTCACAAGCAGTGGAGAAGCAGTTACCTCTGTGGCTACCAGCTCATGACAGCAGGCTGAGACTAGACTCCCTGAGCAACTGTCAATTCACCAGGGACTGTTTCTCAGGAAAACCAGTAGCCCTGAACTTTAGTCAACAAGAGTATAACTGTAGCTCATACAGTGTAGAATCTGGAGTTTACAGGCACCTCTCCTTAGAAAACAGTACCAGTGCCCATCAAGCTAGTTATAAACAGATacatcagaagagaaaaaggcacCCAGAGGAAGGCCAGGAAAAGCCAGAAGAGGAGTGGCCCAAGCATAAGAGGAAGAAAGCTTATGAGGAAATAGATTTAGACAAACACAAGAGcatccaaagaaacaaaacagaggcGGAAACAGTCAGAGTCAGTACGGAAAAGCCTAAgaaccaaaaggagaaaaaaagccgAGATGCGGCCTCTAAGAAAGAGAAACGTAAgcgtagaaaagagaaaaaggaacaagggaaagaaaggacAGAAGAGGAGATGCTTTGGGACCAGTCTATCCTTGGATTTTGA